The genomic window GCCGGATGCAGATTCACAAGCCTCTCCCCAAGGGCGCTGAAGGCTTCAGATGTATTTGTAAAATATTCCGCTGTTGAGATGCCGTCCACGATGATCAGGACGATGAAGGGATAGACGCCCACCATCAGCCATGTCATTTTCAGAATCATATTCAGTATGAAGCTGATTCCATAGAATAGGACGAAGAACAGCAGCATGGATATTGCAAGTTGTATTATTGACATTATTTGTTACCCTCCACATGAAAAAAGGCACGGGCATTAAAGCAATACCCATGCCTGTCATATCAGTTGTATCAGAACAGTTTTCCTTTAGAATAGGCAAGCAGTGGCCCACCGATTTTGTATATTGCCCTCGAATCGATGACACGCTTCATGAATGCTGCCTTCTTGCCTTTGATTTCACGGCCCATGACGAGTCCGATTCCATCTTTGGATCCAAGTGAACAGACGGTACCCCTATCATTGTAGGAGAACTCCTCGAGCCGTTCCCCTTTGAGTGAAAGCTCGATGTTCTTCGCTGTATGCTCACCAAGCTGCATTGCAATCTGGGCAGTCGTCGGCCATGGACGTTCAGTTTCCCCATTCATTACTGCAGCGACGTCGCCGATGGCATAGATGTTATCGTATCCTTCGATGCGGAGATCCGGACCTACAACGATGCGTCCGCGTTTGACACCATCGAAGGATTCCTCCATCAGGCTGCTTCCGCGTACACCTGCAGTCCAGATGACGTTGTTCGCTTCAATCTGCTGCTTCTCACCATCCACTTCCACAACGAAGCCATCTTCATTCGCTGCGACGATCGGGGTATCGACCATGAATTTGACACCGCGGTCTTTAAGGAAATCAACAGCATATTCGACCAGGTTTTCAGGGAACATCGGCAGCATTTTAGGCGCTGCTTCCACACATGTGATGTTCACTTTGTTGTAGTCGATGCCATGCTTTTCACAAAGCTCCGGTACGCTTTCGACAAGTTCGCCCAGATACTCTATGCCTGTAAATCCTGCACCACCGATAAGGATGGAAATATCCTTCGGATCATTGGATTGCCTGTAGTTTGCAAAGTTCCGTTCGATCTCCTTGCGTGCTGCTGTAGCAGTCTCCGGGTTGACGATTGAATGCGCATGCACTTCCATGCCCTCGATGCCGAAAGTTTCACTTTCGAAGCCAAGCGCTACGACAAGGATGTCATATTCAAATGTGCCCTGAGTCGTTTCCACACGCTGTTCATCCTTATGGATGGCAGTAACCTCAGCCGGTACGAAAACCACCTTCTGTGCATCGACCACCTTGTTGATCGGGTATACGCCCTCTTCCCAGTCGATTGTTCCTGCAGCCGTTTCATGCAGCCACGTAGCTTCATAGTGGTACTCATTCTTATTGATGAGTGTGATATCGGCATCTTGATGAGACAACAATTTCTGAAGTTTGGATACAGTCTGCAATCCGGCATACCCTGCACCCAGCACCAAAATTTTCTTTCTCTCAAAACTCATTATAACGTCACCTTTTCTCTCCATTTTTTTATACTGCACCTGAATTTGGGCATAATTAAAACCGCTAATATTAATCTCCTATAATATTAGCGATTTTCTTCACATATTTCAAGCGGTTTGGATGATTCTTTAGCAATCTTCCGGTTGGCCGGCGACTTCTTTAGTCCTGAATGAAGAGCCGCATCCACAGGCGAGCGTCGCGTTCGGATTGTCTATGGTAAAACCGCCGCCCATCAGGGACTGTTTGAAGTCGATCACAGTACCGTCTATGACGGGGATATCCTTCTTGTCGACTAGTACTTTAACACCATGGAATTCGTAGACTTCATCGTTGTCCGCCTGTTCGATTTCAGCTGCCATCCCGTATGTCAGACCGGTGCAGCCTCCACCCTGGACTTTGAACCTCAGGTAGCCATCTTCCATCTCGTTCTTCTCAAGCATGTCCTTCACTTCGTAGGCGGCGCTTTCCGTCAGAGTTACGTGAGACACATAATCACCCCTCGTTGATTTTTAGTAATTCCAATTATAGAGCAAACGGACGTCTAACTCAAATCCTCGGTCCATTCTTCCATTTCCCGCTTGTTCCTGTCTATCCTCTTATATATCTTCTCAAGGAGCTTCTCCGGTGTCATGGCACTGACTATCTCGCCGTCCACAAGTACGAAGAATGCTTTGCTGCATAATCCGCAGTTGTTCAGGCAGCCATAGTCCAGCACATCGATTTCGGGATCGTCGTCCAGTGTCCGGTACACCTCTTCGGTGCCCTTCAGCATGTTTGATGAACAGAACTCGACAAGGGTAAACATTGCACTCCCTCTTTCTCGGTATTATTGCCGACTTTCATTGTAGTTTATCGCGTTAAATATTATAATATAAATAATAGAATTTTAATACAAGGCGGTACTGACTATGAATACTATCGTATGTCTTGGAGGCGGTTATGGAAATATGCGATTCATTCAGCGCATCCTTCCAAAACTGCCCTCCGGTTACACCATCACCCTCGTGGATAAGAATCCTTTCCACGGGATGAAAACTGAATACTACGCCCTGGCTGCAGGGACGAAAAGTGAAAAGAACGTCCGGGTCGACTTCCCCGACGACGACAGGGTCAATATCGTCTTTGACACGGTTTCGGAAATCGACATCGACAGAAACAGGGTCATCCTCGAGAACCAGGCGCTGGACTATGATATGCTCGTCATTGGCCTCGGCTGCGAGGATAAATACCATGGCGTGCCGGGTGCTGAGGAACATACATACAGTATCCAGTCACTCCGGGAATCGCGCGCTACATACGAGAGCATCGGGGACCTCAAACCCGGCTCCACAGTCGGCATCGTGGGTGCAGGCCTGAGCGGCATCGAAGTGGCCAGTGAGCTGCGCGAGGCACGCGAAGACCTCCACATCAAGCTGTTCGACCGCGGAGACCGCATCCTGCCGATGTATCCGGCACGGCTCAGTGCCTACGTCAAAAGGTGGTTCGATGACAACGACGTCGAAGTCATCCCGAACTCGAACATCGTAAAGGTCGAAGCCGACAAGGTCTACAACAACAATGAATCGCACAATCTGGACATGGCCATCTGGACAGCAGGCGTACAGCCGGTGGAGGTCGTACGCAACCTGCCCGTTGAATTCGGCCCCGGCGGACGCGTCGTCCTCAACCAATACCATCAGGTACCGGGACACGAAAACGTCTATGTGGTCGGCGATTCGGCAGCACTCAAGCACGCACCATCCGCTCAGGTCGCAGAAGGGCAAGCTGAACAGATCGCGGAAGTCATCGAGGATATCCTCAAAGGCAAGCCGCTTCCGGAACAGATGGCGGACATCAAAATGCAGGGGATCCTCGGATCACTCGGCTCCAAGGAAGGGTTCGCCTACCTCAAGGAACGGACGGTCACAGGCCGTATTGCACGCATGCTGAAAAGCGGTGTGCTGTGGATGTACAAACTGGGCAACAATTAACAAACAGCCCCCGCGATGCGGGGGCTGTCCATTTGGATGTATCAGAATACCTGTTCCACTTCCACAAATCCAGGTACTTCTTCAAGCAGTGCACGTTCGATTCCTGCCTTTAGTGTGATTGTTGAACTTGGGCATGTGCCGCAAGCTCCGAGAAGACGCAGCTTCACAATGCCGTCTTCCACATCCACAAGCTCGCAGTCCCCGCCATCCCTCAACAGGAACGGACGCAATTTATCCAATACTTCATCGACTTGTTCAAACATCGTATCTTGTCCAGTAGTCATGAAATTCACTCCCTCTTATTTCATACGCAAATGATTATATGTATATTATAATGGATATGGAATAAAAAATCCATCATCTGAAAGGCGGATGTTACTTTATGAAATACGCAATCAATGTATACGGCCGTGATGTCGTATGTGCAAGCTGCGTCAATGCACCAGGTTCCAAAGATACGTACGAATGGCTTGAAGCCGTATTGTCAAGGAAGTATCCAGACCACGAGCTCAAGTTCAATTATATCGACATCGACCATGAGGATAACCTGTCGGATTATGACGAGAGCCTCATCGAACGCATCAATGACGATGAACTGTTCTATCCGCTCGTCACCGTAAACGACGAAGTCGTCCAGGACGGCCATGTCCGGCTCAAGCCGATACAGAAGACAATCGAAAAGGAAGCATGATTTTTGCCACTGGGAAGCATTTTCCAGTGGCATTTTTCATCACCCATTCGCCAGGTGGAGTCCGCGTGTATGGAGCATACGGGCAAACATGCTCGTCAGTACAGCCACAGCCACATCCTTCAGTATGAATGGAAGTATCGCCACCTTGAAGGCAGCAACAGCACTCATCGGCGTGTCGAGTACCACATTCATGATGAAGATGAAGTACAGGAAGCCGAACAGGAAGATGACAGCCGTTGCAGCGAGTGCAAAGCTGATCGCCCGGGCAGACGAGGACTTGTGAGCGGCACCGAATCCGGCAAGCCAGGCCGCAGGTATGTAGCCGACGATGAAGCCGAAGGATGGTGAAACAAGCGATCCGATGCCGCCTCCCCCGGCAAAGACGGGAAGCCCGACGAGGCCCATCAGCATATAGACGAGCGTACTCAGCGCACCGAGTTTCGGCCCGAGCATCAGACCGGCAAGGAGGACCATCGGCACCTGCATCGTCACCGGTACCGGACCGATGGGCAGACGGATCTGTGCACCGATTGCAATGAAGGCTGCAAACAGGGCAACGTAGAGAAGATGTTTCGTTGACATAAAACCACCTCTTTCCTTTATGTCTACCATCATATCACTAACGGAACCCTATGTTAACCTTTTATTTTTATAGGTTGACAATAAGCGGTGAAGACGGCCCATAGGGACGCCTTCCCTATTGGACCGGTGTAATCGGTTTGCCGCCGTTCAGCACTTCCATGATGTTATTGACGCAAAGATTCATCATGTTGTTCCTTGTATCCACAGATGCGCTGCCGATGTGCGGAAGCAGTGTCATGTTCTCGATGCCGATGAAAGGATGATCCCGTCCGATCGGTTCATTCTCATAAACGTCGAGGGCAGCCCCTTTGATGTCCCCATTCCTGACCGCTTCTGCAAGGTCCTCCTCCACCACATGGGCACCGCGGCCGATATTGATGAAATAGGCGCTCTCCTTCATCTGGCTGAATGCCTCCTTGTCAAAGCGGTGCTTCGTCTCGCCGGTCAGGGGTGCAGCACATAATACAAAGTCCGACTCAGCCAGAAGATCTTCGAATGAGACCAGTTCCGCACCCATGGACTCGCCGACTTCAGAGCGGCTGCGGTTATGGTAGAGTACCTTCGCACGGAATCCCGAGAGGCGTCTGGCGAATGCCGCGCCGATCGAGCCCATGCCGAATATGCCGACCGTCTTGCCGAAAACATCCGTGCCTGCCATATGGTAGGGGCTCCAGCCGGACCATTCCCCTGCCATCAGCTCACGGTTCGCCTCCAGTACACGGCGTGCGGCCGTCAGCATGAGCGTGAATGCCAGTTCGGCAGTCGTTTCCGTCAGCACATCCGGCGTGTTCGTAATGACGACCTCATTGGCTCTGGCCGCCTCCAGGTCGATATTGTCGAAACCGACCGCCAGGTTCGCCACCACCTTGAGTTTCTCGGCATTTTCCAGCATCTCGCGGTCGACCTTGTCGCTGAGCATGGTCATCACGCCGTGGGCATCTTTCGTCTCTTCGAGGAAACGTTCGCGCGGCATCGGCTGCTCATCTTCGTTCCATACAACCACTTCAAAATCCTTCTTAAGTTTTTCAATCATGTTCGGGTTGATCTTTCTGGTGATCACAATCTTCTTCATTTACATTACACTCCATTCCTTCAGGTGATCGATCATATATTCAGGCTGTCTTTCCTGTTTCTTCACTTCCTCGGCCGATGTGACCCCCGTATTGACGTGAAGGGTGTGCACCCCGTTGTCGAGGCCGGTGCGTATATCCGTGTCATAATTATCCCCGACGAGCAGCACCCTATCCTTCGGCAGCCCGAGCGTAGAGACTGCCGCCTCCAGTATGATCCCCTCAGGCTTTCCGATTACAATCGGCTCTATCCCGGTCGTACTGACGAGTACCGACACCAGGGAACCGTTTCCCGGCACAAGGCCTGCTTCCGTCGGAAACTTCCGGTCCGGGTTTGTGGAGATCAGCTTCGCCCCTTCCGCAATCAACAGGGCACCGCGGGACAGTTTGTCATAATTGATTTCCCTGTCGAGCCCCATAACCACATAATCCACATCATCATCCGCCAGTATGAACCCCGACTCTGCGAGTGTCGACTTCAAGCTTTCTGAACCGATGACATGAATGCGTGCACCGGGCTGTTCATTCTCAAGATAGGCGGCTGTCGCCATCGCTGAAGTGTAGAGGGTTTCCGGATGGATGTCGAATCCCATGTCGATCAGCTTCTGGGCCGCCTCCTGCTGGGTCTTCGTCGCATTGTTGGTCAGGAATACATAGGGCATGCCGTTCCTGTTGAGCCTGTCGATGAAATCGATGGCCCCGTCTATGACCGTGTTACCGTTGTACATCGTCCCGTCAAGGTCGATGAGATACCCTTCATACTTCATGCTGGTCTCCCTTGAATGCGGTGATGGTCTGCCCCTCATTTTCAAAGAAGGCAAAGACGTTCCCCTTGAAATCCTTGTACGCCGCCAAGTGCGCCTGGAATTCCTTCTTCATCGCCTCGTGGTCGAGCTTTGTATAATTACGCGTAAGCTCGCTGCGCCATGTGAATGTTTCGCTGAAATGGCGGTTGTCATCCGACGGGATCACACCTTCATTCTCCATGATGTCCATGACGTCCTGGTAACTCCCCGGATCCCTCAGGATGAATGCATCGATGATCATGTTGCCGACATCCACCACCGCTTCGATCAGCATATGGCATGTGCGCTCGAGCGCAAGCCCTTCGGCCCTGTCGAACCCGGCTGTGAGCCCTTCTATATAGTCCAATCTTTCAAGCAGTATATCCTTATCTACAAAATACATCCAGCGACACTCCCATAATCGTTCTTTTGTAACTCTTACAATAATATGATAGCATAATTCCAGTATACTTGAACTGGAGGGGACCCCTTTGATCGACTTCTTTCTATATGATGAATCAGAAGACACCTATACACGCTATGTCAGTTTCGTCGGTGACCATGGGCGGTACGACCTCGCCATCATCCAGACGGCCCGCTATTTCGGCAAAAGTCTGGTACTGAATACACAGGGCAACCGCTTCGGCATCATCGGCCCGGATGATCTCGAAGAGGAGGGATACATCGCCCATATACTCGGATACACCGATGATGAAGCTTCGGAAGTGGAGGCGTTCCTCTCTGAGGTCATCGTCTGACGAAAGTACAGCTCCATATAAGAATCAAGCCTGCTCCCCTGATGGGGAAGCAGGCTTTTTTCATTTCCCATCCACAGGCTGGTGGGCGGCGAGTGTCTTGTTTTTCTTTGGTTCCGGCCTGCTGGCCGCTCGGCCCTGTTCATCCGATGAAGTTTCGGTTCTGGAACTTTCTGCCTCCGCTTCCTGTCCGGCCTTCATTTCCGATTTCGGTATTTTGCGCAGTACGAAGTAGGCGCATCCGAAATTGCAGTACTCATAGAGGTAATCCTGTATCGCGCTGTATTTCTTGTCGCGCTCCACCTTCGATTTGCCGTCCCGGTAGAAGCCGGTCAGCCTGAGTTTCTCATAGCCGATGTCCCCAACGATATAATCATATTTAT from Salinicoccus sp. RF5 includes these protein-coding regions:
- a CDS encoding YuiB family protein translates to MSIIQLAISMLLFFVLFYGISFILNMILKMTWLMVGVYPFIVLIIVDGISTAEYFTNTSEAFSALGERLVNLHPADMLMLGSGLVGTILAGMTIRYLRKAGYQMF
- a CDS encoding NAD(P)/FAD-dependent oxidoreductase; the encoded protein is MSFERKKILVLGAGYAGLQTVSKLQKLLSHQDADITLINKNEYHYEATWLHETAAGTIDWEEGVYPINKVVDAQKVVFVPAEVTAIHKDEQRVETTQGTFEYDILVVALGFESETFGIEGMEVHAHSIVNPETATAARKEIERNFANYRQSNDPKDISILIGGAGFTGIEYLGELVESVPELCEKHGIDYNKVNITCVEAAPKMLPMFPENLVEYAVDFLKDRGVKFMVDTPIVAANEDGFVVEVDGEKQQIEANNVIWTAGVRGSSLMEESFDGVKRGRIVVGPDLRIEGYDNIYAIGDVAAVMNGETERPWPTTAQIAMQLGEHTAKNIELSLKGERLEEFSYNDRGTVCSLGSKDGIGLVMGREIKGKKAAFMKRVIDSRAIYKIGGPLLAYSKGKLF
- a CDS encoding iron-sulfur cluster assembly accessory protein codes for the protein MSHVTLTESAAYEVKDMLEKNEMEDGYLRFKVQGGGCTGLTYGMAAEIEQADNDEVYEFHGVKVLVDKKDIPVIDGTVIDFKQSLMGGGFTIDNPNATLACGCGSSFRTKEVAGQPEDC
- a CDS encoding DUF1450 domain-containing protein, with protein sequence MFTLVEFCSSNMLKGTEEVYRTLDDDPEIDVLDYGCLNNCGLCSKAFFVLVDGEIVSAMTPEKLLEKIYKRIDRNKREMEEWTEDLS
- a CDS encoding NAD(P)/FAD-dependent oxidoreductase gives rise to the protein MNTIVCLGGGYGNMRFIQRILPKLPSGYTITLVDKNPFHGMKTEYYALAAGTKSEKNVRVDFPDDDRVNIVFDTVSEIDIDRNRVILENQALDYDMLVIGLGCEDKYHGVPGAEEHTYSIQSLRESRATYESIGDLKPGSTVGIVGAGLSGIEVASELREAREDLHIKLFDRGDRILPMYPARLSAYVKRWFDDNDVEVIPNSNIVKVEADKVYNNNESHNLDMAIWTAGVQPVEVVRNLPVEFGPGGRVVLNQYHQVPGHENVYVVGDSAALKHAPSAQVAEGQAEQIAEVIEDILKGKPLPEQMADIKMQGILGSLGSKEGFAYLKERTVTGRIARMLKSGVLWMYKLGNN
- a CDS encoding NifU family protein; this encodes MTTGQDTMFEQVDEVLDKLRPFLLRDGGDCELVDVEDGIVKLRLLGACGTCPSSTITLKAGIERALLEEVPGFVEVEQVF
- a CDS encoding YuzD family protein, with amino-acid sequence MKYAINVYGRDVVCASCVNAPGSKDTYEWLEAVLSRKYPDHELKFNYIDIDHEDNLSDYDESLIERINDDELFYPLVTVNDEVVQDGHVRLKPIQKTIEKEA
- a CDS encoding biotin transporter BioY encodes the protein MSTKHLLYVALFAAFIAIGAQIRLPIGPVPVTMQVPMVLLAGLMLGPKLGALSTLVYMLMGLVGLPVFAGGGGIGSLVSPSFGFIVGYIPAAWLAGFGAAHKSSSARAISFALAATAVIFLFGFLYFIFIMNVVLDTPMSAVAAFKVAILPFILKDVAVAVLTSMFARMLHTRGLHLANG
- a CDS encoding D-glycerate dehydrogenase, whose translation is MKKIVITRKINPNMIEKLKKDFEVVVWNEDEQPMPRERFLEETKDAHGVMTMLSDKVDREMLENAEKLKVVANLAVGFDNIDLEAARANEVVITNTPDVLTETTAELAFTLMLTAARRVLEANRELMAGEWSGWSPYHMAGTDVFGKTVGIFGMGSIGAAFARRLSGFRAKVLYHNRSRSEVGESMGAELVSFEDLLAESDFVLCAAPLTGETKHRFDKEAFSQMKESAYFINIGRGAHVVEEDLAEAVRNGDIKGAALDVYENEPIGRDHPFIGIENMTLLPHIGSASVDTRNNMMNLCVNNIMEVLNGGKPITPVQ
- a CDS encoding TIGR01457 family HAD-type hydrolase, whose translation is MKYEGYLIDLDGTMYNGNTVIDGAIDFIDRLNRNGMPYVFLTNNATKTQQEAAQKLIDMGFDIHPETLYTSAMATAAYLENEQPGARIHVIGSESLKSTLAESGFILADDDVDYVVMGLDREINYDKLSRGALLIAEGAKLISTNPDRKFPTEAGLVPGNGSLVSVLVSTTGIEPIVIGKPEGIILEAAVSTLGLPKDRVLLVGDNYDTDIRTGLDNGVHTLHVNTGVTSAEEVKKQERQPEYMIDHLKEWSVM
- a CDS encoding DUF86 domain-containing protein produces the protein MYFVDKDILLERLDYIEGLTAGFDRAEGLALERTCHMLIEAVVDVGNMIIDAFILRDPGSYQDVMDIMENEGVIPSDDNRHFSETFTWRSELTRNYTKLDHEAMKKEFQAHLAAYKDFKGNVFAFFENEGQTITAFKGDQHEV
- a CDS encoding DUF3055 domain-containing protein; this encodes MIDFFLYDESEDTYTRYVSFVGDHGRYDLAIIQTARYFGKSLVLNTQGNRFGIIGPDDLEEEGYIAHILGYTDDEASEVEAFLSEVIV
- a CDS encoding YutD family protein; the protein is MITIDHMHFELVEDYRDAFDEEQFKKKYSEVLNKYDYIVGDIGYEKLRLTGFYRDGKSKVERDKKYSAIQDYLYEYCNFGCAYFVLRKIPKSEMKAGQEAEAESSRTETSSDEQGRAASRPEPKKNKTLAAHQPVDGK